The DNA segment tcaaagaaaaataaaacaggcGAAgagtataaagtgtttgggtattAGAAAAAAAGGCCTCCCAGCCTCAAGAATGCCAAACATTCTATCTATTCTCAGGGTCGGTATTGATGGACATGACTGTCTTCTTGGTTTGGCCTTGATGTGAAATGATGCACTTCAGTACCAACTGATCCATTTTAAATTCCCTGGAATACACCTTCTTTGGAGATTTGGGTCATCTTTCTTGATATGATTAGATTATGGCGGCTGTGGCCAAAACCCTTTCGCTGATTAGTCCAACTAAACTTCAAAACTTTCAATTATCCTTAAACCTGTATTCATGATAAATTTGGGATAAACATATTTAACCTCTACGGATATGACTGTTTTGGTTCCATATGATCTTGATACAGGCTtatcattaaaaaaaaattaacctcTTACTTGTCCTCCATGTGTTTTTCCTCGATCCAATTCAAGATTGGACAAGCTTTCTAAAATCTAGCCGAAAACTCCGTATGCATGTCGTGTCATTACAGTTGGATTAAAATGACAcaaagaggaagaaaaaaaaagaaaaaaaattgtgttTCATTGATTACAGGATAGAGAGGTTTAATGACAAGACAAACAAATATCATCTAGATCACAACCTTGAAATAATCTGGATGATAGAAACTATGACAAAATAAgttaccaagactccttcctggCAGGGAAGGGAGTGCTGGGAAGGAAGTGACTTTCCAATTATCAAGCTCAACATCTTAACTACGAATTTGCACACTAGCATCAAACAGGACTTTCAACAATTTTGATTGCCTTCCATTCAGTGGACATGTTCTTGACATTTTTTACCAAATGGTCCCCCTATTCTTTATCATTGTAAATCATCCGAACATTGTGTGATTTGTCATGACATTTAGGGTGCCATTATCTTGGACCACGAGCATCCTTTCTTGATTAtcatttctatttcctttttcaaagccCGACAATCCTCAGTGCTATGCCCCTGGACATTAGAATGGTGGTACACGCACTGTACAACAGGGttaaaaccttttgcatatggatcaGGTACATACCCTTGAAGCAGCTTAATCATGCCACAACATTTCAACCTTTCAAACAAACTTGTGTAGGATTCTACAATTGGCATGTAATTGTCCCCCTGCTTATGTTCCCTTTCATACTCTTGTTTTGGACGAGGGTTGTAGGGTGATTGAGAATTCTACTGTCGCGGATGAAGGTATGTTAAAGTTGGGGCCCACATATGTTGCCGATTGGATGCTTTGGTATAAGACTGACCATTGAACATTGCATACTGTGGAGCAACTGAGCATCGTGGATCCGGGGGTTGAGATGCTCCCCTTTGTCCTCTTTTTGGCTGTGATGCCATCATGGCCTCctcatctttctttgtttggttaaTAAGGTGGTCCGCCCTATTCTGGATTttttgggtggttgctttgagaGCCTCTTGACTTATAATTCGGCCAGTATGGAGGCCATTCTCGATCATTTCTCCTATATTGATTGCATCAGCAAAAGGTCTGCCCATTGCGGATatcatattttgaaaataatcagGATTCTGAGCCTGAAGGAAAACAGTGATTAACtcatggtcatccatgggtggcttgactctagccgcttgctccctccacttgATTGCATACACCTTAAAGCTTTCAGCCAgctttttcttcatattggaTAGGGAATTGAGATCTTGTACAATATCTATATTGTACTGGAATTGTTTGACGAAGGCctgggccatgtcatcccagacatgccaGTAAGAGATATCTTGGTCAATGAACCATTCAGAGGCTACTCCTACTAGACTCTCCCCAAAATAAGTCATCAGCAACTCTTCATTTCTTCCTGCACCCCTCAGttggttgcaataccttttcaagtAGGCGATAGGGTCGCCGtgtccatcatatttctcaaattttggggtcttgaaccctggtggcaaatggatgtgaaggaacatgcatagatcactGAATAAAACACTTTTGTGATCACCTAGTCCTTGTATGTTCTTTATGTTCTGCTCAAgacttttcatttttctggccAACTCATCTGGCTCACCCATCTTGATAGCTTTTTCAGTTTCTACAGGTCACTCGTACTAAGGAGTCTGATTGTATGGGGCCGAGACCATGAAAGTCATGTTTGGAGAGTAGTATTGTCCATTATAAGCATGAGATGATGGCTCATTATTTGGCCTCGTCACAGGAGGTGGTGAGAATTGTATACACAGGCGCACCAGACGTAAAAAGAGGTGTGTTCCTAACCGGTACAGCAGGAGGCTGCATTTTAAAGGTACCAGGGCCGACATGGAAGCTGTAGTTTGGCACATACCCTGGTGGTAGAATGTGATCGCTCGTTGCATGGGGCAGTGGTTGAGTAGCCCGGGGTATGGTGGAAGTTCCCTCTGAGTGACCCTGAGGCGGAGGTTGACCGGAGACCCAAGCCAGGAACACATAAGATAGTTGTTGTTTCAATCTTCTTACTTCTTCAGACTCTTGCTCGACTGAGCGACCCTGGTGGTCATCACTGACCAACTCGATTTCATCATTGTTAGCCATCGGTACCTTTCCCTTATATCTTAGTAATAATTTATTGCCAGTttcaccacaaaccaaccaccgtaAGCTTACTAGATAAGAGACAACAAACATGTTAGGATTAAACATTTTACAGATATGAATCCCATGTAATATGTCATGATCCTAACATCATTACCACCTCTAACATGCTTTTGGAAAGCTTCAATGTTTCATTCCGGCTTATTAGGTTGCTGCTTATTGACggtcttattttttttcttttttttcacttttcctTTCACTCCGCTCATTTTAGAGTCGTTGAAGAAAATTTCGATCGAACCTTTtgggagttgcctacgtatcatgtcaccgcataaatcagatcattacgtagttcagcaATATTAGGAATGAAATAATAActaattctttttttcttttttttactcaTAGACAATTCAGACCACGAAAGCTCctaaatggaaaatatttttggatttttttgtgtGTAGAAATtgttgaaagaaagacttttaaaaaagaaagaattttgtttttcaaaagaaagacttccaacgaagaaagaaaatatttttggggttttgaatttTTGCCGTTGAAAAATAAATCTTTGGATTCTcagttttctttttaatttccgaaagaaaaacttctcaagaaaaatgaaaatattttgcaaTTCAATTTATTTGTTTATTAAAATTTTTGGATTTGATACCTCAATGATATatttaaaggaaaatattttatagatttttttgggaattattgaaagaaagatttctaaagaagaatgaaaatattttttttttgaatttcgattttttttagaatcttcgaaagaaagacttctaaaaaagaaaaaaatatttttagatttttaatTTTTGCCTTTGAATTTCCGGACATATTTTTGGATtctgaattttctttttaatttccaaaataaaaacttttgaagaagaacgaaaatattttggaattcaaattctttttttttttaatttctgataTGATGCATCAAAGATCAAAGGAAAGTATTGTTGGATTTTCGAAAATTGGGGGCTGGACCTGataaaggttgcctacatatctcacatccggtgagaatcaaacccacgTAGTTTGATGAAACtgactatttttttattttatgaaaataaatctTTACACCTCACGCCACACTACTTCAAACTTTTAGTAAAAAAGGATTATTTATACTAAACTAGGAGAatgattttctcttttaattcTGCTCAACTAATTTTGTAAAGCCGGTCAACAATGCAACCAAGCCTTCCAAATAATGTAGCAAGTAGCACATAATTGCACATGATGGTCTTAAATAGGATACATGTCTTATACGGACCCGACCCACGTGCCGAGCTTCGCTAAGTCAAATGTATTTGATTCAAATAATGCGAACCTACTAGGGATATTCGGCATGAGGTTTgttcttctaggtttaaatcctattggagaaggtatctagaatggcttactcgagcgggcaactcgagccgaggagggtcaGCATACCGGTAGCATTGCTTTCCGGCTTAGCTAGTGGTGCTCACCGCCTAAAATATGTGTGACTAAAATCCTTCAACGGGTGACAAGCACCTTAgctatctcaaagaaagcggGCTATGTCAAGCAAATGCCCAATTGTTTtcaagaagactcagagagggCGCATGAGAAGACAATTTACATGTACAGTTCAacatatcaaagcggtaaaaagcgaacATGTAGTACATTAGGCACAAACAAATCACAATATATACAAAAactaataaagccaaataaaaagtcaacatgtacaagctcgaattcttgaatttTCCTAGCCTAGTTGCCatagctgtcacaccccttttctacccTCGCAAAAAGATAAATATGTGTGTTATGGATTGTGagttaaagagtttttccaattgaagtgacAAATTTGAGTATGCATTATTctatttacagagtcgccacttggaattaatttttcggtgttccaagtcaccttttatttgaatccctagtcaaaggaagaTTTGACTCTATTTTTTTTCGGTCCGCAAAacaaagttcgggtaaggaattctgtttgGGGAGAAGGTTTAAGGCATTTTCCGAgtcccgtagttctagcacggtcgctttattgacttacAACTTGGCTTAAATTAATTTTTGGATAAACTGTGCTTTATATGATTTTCGTGTTTTACCTATCCGCGCTTATTTATTGATTATTAGAATAAAAAAATGATATGGATAAATTACGTTGTCACAACCACGCTACACAAGTGAATGCATGATCGAATAGCAAAATTAATCAACTTATCATAATTGCACCTCGCAAGCGAATCCGAAATCATGACAATCAATTATTCGTAGTACTTTTGAGAAATTACTACGTTTGAAAAAATTGAttcttaaaaattattaaaaatcaaCTATCGCGCTACGTAAGTGAACCCGCGATTTTAACAAAtgattaataaaataaaaaattaactaAAACTAATGGCCATGGTATGagattattaaattaatttattgaaTGTTAAACATCACGCTACGCAAGTGATTTCGTGAAGTTAAAGCGTACCTACTAATTGCCTAGCGATTAAAATGGATCATTTCCTGGGAGCAAAGCAAGTCTTTTGTAGTAGAGAAAAATTATTTCCTAATTACTGAATTTTTGAGAAATTCTGTTAAGTTTCCACGCTAAGTAGATATTACTTTTAAAAGTTTTAATTAATGCCTTGCACCAAAGAAACACTCGGTACAAAATGCTCCTAAAATTTAGAACTTTAGTTAGCAAAAGGACGTTGAAATAGAGACCCAAACACGAAATTCacgttttatatatttttatgaaactatattttgattaatttaaacatcAATTCAAAGAAGAATACACTTTCATTTTTGTGTATGATCGTGGATTCCTAATTCTTGAAATTAGTAACATTAGTCTATATACAATCTCATTATCAAAGCTACTTTTCCATGACAAAAAAACCTTTTCAATATGAATAAAGTTGGGGATATAATTTAGCTCAACAACAGGTTGAGATTAAAATAAATACATTCTTACAACTACACCATAGATGTCATTTGTCATGTAACTACAAAGAAAAACTAATCTGCACCAAAAATATTTAATCCTTGCTTAATACCAAAGGAAGAAAAGTAAATCAACATGTTGTTTTATCATGGAAATACCTTAAATATTCAACAATAGAATTTATAACATTGAAACTAAAAATATAGAAACGAATTCCTCTACTAAGACAAGTTCTTTCATAAAACGTTAATTTACAATAAGAATATGGAGAGTAGAGAATGAGAACACAAACTAACTTTTAGAGTAGAAACTCTATTTCTTTTGTTTCCACTAATGCAATGAAACAAGAAGCAAATTACAAGTTTCAGATAGCTCCAAACCAGCAGTCACAATAGTAAATTAGCAGCCCCGGTAACTCTAAACCAAGGAATCCCAGAAGAAAATAGCAAAACAAATCCCAGAAACTAATGCTTCAAACTAAGAGCACGTGACTTCTTACCCTTTTTATTACTCTTTTCTGGGAAAAAAAGTTGCTGAAATTTTTatctttttccctcttttttctgATGCCCCTTTTAGTGTGTAGAGATGTGTGTTGAAaaactcctccttaaagtgaaaGAAGGACCCTCTCTTTATAGGAGAGGAGGAACATGATTTCATTATGAAAATCTGTTCAAAGACAGATTTTTCACAAAAAACTGTCCAATACTATTCAAAGGACAGCTCTTTGGCAAAGAATCTATCCAAGAGATAGTATTCTACCAACTAGAGGCAGATTTTTGGAGTTTTGTACTCCAAACAGTACACAAACAGTACATTACAACCAAACATGTACTCTATTATCAATTACTGATTCAACAATCTCAAAAGCAGATAATTCAGCACTCAAACATCCGGAATTAAATCCAAACGAATGCGGAAATTAGATAACCAAAATCAACAAATAAATTAAAACCGACTAAACGTTAACTAAGCATAATATCAGAAGTAATATTATActaaacaataacaaacaaacaaaaatcagaaccaAAATTAACTAAATCCAAActtaacacaaaacaaaaaattagaaaaagaaaagaggaattaGGATCTTACCATATAAAAGGATTTAATGCTAATTCGAGTAGCGACGAAATGCGAAGTATATCGGATAACGACAAATCGACTACGAGCGAACTTTTCACGTTGGCAGACACCTAAACCAAAGATTCGGCGAACCAGTTTGGATCTTGGTATTGTGCTACCATGAAAATATCACTCGAGTCATATCTAGGCAAAAgggaaagaaggaaaaaaaataagaaaaaagatgAGTGAGCAGCGGCTGCGGTAGTGCAGCCGGGGGAGGTGGCCGCCGGAATTCGGCTGGAGTTTCGGGTGGAGACCAAGGCAAGAGGGTAGGCATGGTAGAGCTCTATCCATTCATATATGTGTTGTAGGATGGTTGTGGACGGAACTTCACGAATTTGGGCAAaaaggtggcggctagggtttttcTAGATCTAAAATTCATGGAGTTTGAAGGAGAATTAAAGGATTTGTGGCTTTGATTCATGGAGAGGAGGTTGAGAGGAAGATATGATAAACTTTTGGGGTGGTTTGGACTCTGGTGGACGGCGGCGGGCGGTGGTTCCGCCATGGAGAAGGGCGGCGACGACATATAAGAGAGGGAGAGAAGAGAAGATGTCTAAGGTTTGGGTTGGGTGTAAATGAGgccaaaaatctgattttggtctTTAATATTTTTGTTGAGGACAAATCTAGACCATTAGATTAATATGGATTGAATGGCTATGATGGATTTTTATTTACTTAACAAAAACAACGTAGTTTTCtcttgaaactacgtcgttttaaaTCCTCCCATAGCTGCCCCTGTCTTGCACTCTTGGCCACTTTCTCTTTCAAATTTGGACCAATTTCTTCCTTAATACTACTTATTAAACTAAATTTacacaaataaataaattaattaaataacttattGAAATGATCAATTATCTAGATTAATTCACCAATTGAACGGTTGGTTAATTCCTAAAATGCACACACACAAAAAAggaactattttttggtattttatgaTAGGAATTATgcaattaaaaacaaaaaaattgagaaaaacaattaaaataacaaaacattaatgactttaggaggtgttaaaatagtgcaaaaattaggtattcacaggtttcactcctttttgagctggtttgactctcttgtctctttttgaccaaacactgcaaacaagcacaacaagttAGCTTTGGGGAATACTTGTACCCACTTTTAACTGAAAActtaagcaaaaaggagcataaaatagactagaatccatagttatcaactcccccaaacttttgcttttgcttgtcctcaagcaaacaaagtaattcccgcatgctcaagataaaagaaaggaaaattcagttgtcctaaagtgacctcatctagcatcaattgggactaacaatttccctcaactcaaatgcatcattaacaatactaaaccttttTAAGTATCATGGTTTTAGTGCGatacaaaagcatcaagagttgactcaactcatcaaggaaactctttctactactttggtcattgtggaacctaaACTCATACTCCTCGACACTCCATATGCAAACCTCACTTTTTGATTGTAGCACTCAGgacgaggattgtggaaaacacactcatctatctcaaaggaaggtcacaagtccggctctgaGTACTATAAGTTTGCCCCTCATGtcagtcaccactaatgtaagctcactcaactcaagatcatatagagtttttgcgggaatgtaatgaaggcttttggttcagggtagggtATACTggtctatgaaggtttcatctttcTTTAAGAACTTCATTTGCTTTATTTTGACTCatattttcttgactctttgagttatTTACTTATTCCTTAggggctagagagacacactatcactctttcttattcatttcaatcctttttcttctttctaatACTTCCAAgcattttatctttttcttttattgaatCCATTATTTCTTCTACactattcactttctttttgacttttcggcttttctttctttttctttttcaatcccttttcttacttttgtaccttttatcacttttgcattcttcgtctctccccccaaacttatacttttgccttgtcctaaggaaagatcgggtgccaagaaaggatcattttagaacggataaaggtttgtatcatggttattgaaagaataagggctatggctcaatgaggttgactagggatatcatcattggtacgctatggatgttttcaagtctCAATTAGGATCAAgtagagcctataatcacttgtCAAGCTAAGCTACACTTatgattttgcctagacaaacattcagggcaacttctagacttattggcacgggacttggacttgcaaatcaatacctcaccacacaagctataggattacCAAAGAGACAGATTCAAggtcccacaacaaccttagctaagatttgagcaacacaaatggtttCGAAAAACCACTCGTTGATTGTTTAGCCAACACAAGAGttcaaggtcacaactatcaccatcatatacacaccaatttgtttttaaccataaggtcaaaggtaaatgtgttaggcccaagtgaagctttgcctgaggcaccATTGTTTACTAGCTACTATTTGCacaaaaacgaaaaagaaaatagactcaaacccttaagaaggtttaatgtcatccatcatcggaaagagccactcggttcacacaaactccacctttggaaagaactgtggcattaagaaaaccaaaggcttattaatCACATAAACTTGTAAAATAAAAAGCTACGAAccgaaaaagaagctactaaatggaataagaagctatactattaaggaaggttgcaaaagaagttatgaagtaaaatgtggaaagtaaactaaatatgtacaatagaggatttagacgaatatacataagagggaatgaatatatatatgagagagtaactttatatacagaccaagatTGAAAAATAGCGAAAAGTGAAAGAAATGGTAAAGTTAAATACATAccaaaagtgcaaaaataagcataaagaaaAGATAGTATCATCATTACAACCCAACTATCAAATTATCAAATCAAAATAGGACCACCCCCTCAAATGAGAACTACCATTGTCCTCAATGCaaactaaccaaaaataagatCAAAGAGGGGTTagagagagtaaagaaaactgcCTATGGGTCCTTTGTCTGCATGGGGTCCTGTGGCTGGGTGCCTGGATCACATGGCTCGGGGTCCTGTGGCTGGCCCGAGGAACCTCCCTCAGGGTCCTCCAGCTGAATCTCCACATCATCAACCTAGGGTATCACTCTCCTTCTCTTGGGCTCTCCCTCAGTCTCCCGCTCCTGAACCTGCTCTACCTGAACTTCTGGCACTGGATCCTCCAATAAAAGCTCCAATGGTAAGTCGCCAGCTGACTTCATCTTCTCTACCTCTCCCCTCAATTGCTTCACCGACTCCTTTGAGGCTCgagtcttcttcatcttccttgtctgcttgctcAGCTCCATAATTGATTTTCCTTGAACTGCAAGAGTATCCATGATAAGCTTTTGGTTGTCcgggagcttcttctggttgtccagaagctccttaaGGGACTCCTCCACTGAAGCTGGCACCTGTGGATGTGCAGGGACTAACTGGGCTACCACTGAACTGGATAGCACAACCAGCTTATAAGTTGTAGCCTGCATCTAGTTATTGATGCTGTAAAGTGTTGGTTCAACCTGTGAGTAGTCAACGGGTATGTTGAGGAGGAGGGAACTGAGGACGGCGTGAAAGTAGATGGTCCAGAGGCAGGATCTGTTATGGTAGTGGGAGACTGTGAAGTAGTGACTACCCctgctggctcttcagactggctagtgGAAGTAGTAGCTTTTCCCTTGGATCCCTTGAATTTCGGGTTGCCGGGACCCTGAAGGTTGTACCATGAGAAGGGATTCTTGGGCTTCACCTTAATATGGAAATCTCTTTTCTCCACCTCCTGATCTTCAaagtacatggtgaggaagtttGGAAAGGGGTAAGATCTGTCACCTTCATTGACTACTCtggtgatcaccctagacatgatATTCTCTACATTGATCGGGAACCCCGCCATGATAGCCGCCACTATAATTACCCGGGAAACCTGCATGTCACTAACGTGAGTAGTGGGGTCTAGTCTATTGCATACAAGAGTCTCCCAACCCTTAGCCTCAAATTTCAGGGTGTTCCTCAAGATAGGAACCCCCGCTGTCAACCATGCTGGAGTAGTATTTGGGAGATCCAGTAGTGATGCCAACCACGGGCGGGTTGCCTTATCCATAGCCACTTTCTCTAAGTATAGTGATGCAACTTCATCATTGAATCCAAGATAATCATTGATCGTCTTCCCATCAAACTTGACCTTCAGGTTCTGTGCCTTAGTCACTTTTGTGCCCCTTTTGATGTGGGAGGCATTGGCACAGAATTCCTTGACTAGGTGCTCATTGGCATCCAGCACCTTGCTGGTGAAGTACTCCCATCCCACTCTTTCATTGAAGTGCTgcttcacattggggttgtggggCAAAAGGTCCCGCTCTATAAACTGAAGCTCATGAATTAGGGACTTTGGAGGCCACCACTCCCTGAATTTATGGTATGCCAGCTCATTAACAAACCTCTGTTGCCAAACCTCTAGGTTTTTTGTCCTTTCCACACCTCCGGTCTAGGTATCACACCCTCTCTCGTCATCTGATGAGATCCTATTCCGTTGACAAAGTTGTAGGTGAGACTGAAGCTGAGGACTCACTACTCTCCACTGAGCCATCAGACAACTCAGAAGCAGCAAGAGAAGTAGGAGAGGCTGGGGGTGTGGGCTCATCTATCAAGCAAAACCTCCCCGAAAAGTCTGCTACATGTGTAGGCACTAAGTCAGTCTCTGAAGCCTCCCGAGAGGGCACATACACACTCCCCTCGGAGTGGGATGCAGCTCTGTCTGCATCTCTAATGTCCTT comes from the Nicotiana sylvestris chromosome 4, ASM39365v2, whole genome shotgun sequence genome and includes:
- the LOC138890086 gene encoding uncharacterized protein, which codes for MGEPDELARKMKSLEQNIKNIQGLGDHKSVLFSDLCMFLHIHLPPGFKTPKFEKYDGHGDPIAYLKRYCNQLRGAGRNEELLMTYFGESLVGVASEWFIDQDISYWHVWDDMAQAFVKQFQYNIDIVQDLNSLSNMKKKLAESFKVYAIKWREQAARVKPPMDDHELITVFLQAQNPDYFQNMISAMGRPFADAINIGEMIENGLHTGRIISQEALKATTQKIQNRADHLINQTKKDEEAMMASQPKRGQRGASQPPDPRCSVAPQYAMFNGQSYTKASNRQHMWAPTLTYLHPRQ